The following proteins come from a genomic window of Streptomyces sp. Sge12:
- a CDS encoding MarR family winged helix-turn-helix transcriptional regulator, which yields MSDAVDAIVGQWTAERPDLAAGLWPVEVMARIQRMNRVIDRHQKAFAAENDLELGELDILFTLCRSGPPYALTAGALIPAAMVTSGAITNRIDRMEAKGLVERIRDGQDRRTVRIRLTERSLALTESMITEHLRRYAEMLAPLDPATCASVAQALRTLLEAHGDTSIT from the coding sequence ATGAGCGACGCAGTGGACGCGATCGTCGGCCAGTGGACGGCGGAGCGCCCCGATCTGGCGGCCGGCCTGTGGCCCGTGGAGGTGATGGCCCGCATCCAGCGGATGAACCGCGTCATCGACAGGCACCAGAAGGCCTTCGCGGCCGAGAACGACCTGGAGCTGGGCGAGCTCGACATCCTCTTCACGCTCTGTCGCTCCGGCCCGCCGTACGCGCTCACCGCCGGCGCCCTCATCCCGGCCGCCATGGTGACCTCCGGCGCGATCACCAACCGCATCGACCGCATGGAGGCCAAGGGCCTGGTCGAGCGGATCCGGGACGGCCAGGACCGACGCACGGTCCGCATCCGGCTGACCGAACGGAGCCTCGCGCTCACCGAGTCGATGATCACCGAGCACCTGCGCCGTTACGCCGAGATGCTCGCCCCGCTCGACCCCGCCACCTGCGCCTCCGTCGCCCAGGCCCTGCGGACCCTCCTGGAGGCCCACGGGGACACCTCGATCACCTGA
- a CDS encoding AfsR/SARP family transcriptional regulator produces the protein MRYLILGVTEARDETGAPLPVGGARLRALLAALALRAGRAASVAELVDDIWGDDPPQDAPAALQALVARLRRALGGRDSIHSAPTGGYLLAAAREDIDLHRFDRLAVRGGQELSTDPEAAARTLRTALALWRGPALADLPEPARAARAAVAEARRSGAVRQRIEADLRSGATAPATLLPEIETLIQESPYDETLRAQQLRALRAAGRPADALAAYEATRRALADGLGTDPGPELAALHAELLHPQAPPPQPEQPSQPVPEARSEARSEARSEARSEARPEARPEVLRGNLRPRLTSFVGREPELAALHTDLSRLRLITLTGPGGSGKTRLAEHAAAAHHEAGWIVELARLDHPAAVPGAVLSALGLRESSLVAREAPTPAATDPTSRLIEHCAHRRLLLVLDNCEHVIGAAAELAERLLTHCPGVRILATSREPLGVPGETVRPVEPLPPAPAHRLFADRGAAARPGLRPTEEDPAAVAEICARLDGLPLAIELAAARLRLLTPRQIADRLDDRFRLLTSGSRTVLPRQQTLRAVVDWSWDLLDEAERTVLRRLSVFAGGCDLAAAEAVCADPHDPAPYDAADILGSLVDKSLVLAEPDEDHGMRYRMLETIHEYAGERAAAHPADARDTARRHAAHYLAFAEEAEPLIRSAAQLPWIRRVETELDNLRAALHTSAVEDADTEAAQRLVFALGWFWWLRNYRAEGAEWTTRILALTPDIPAEGTPAYWRFMRLQVLDMFLLAESNSADRFRTPAYQDLAAHIKDTFRHGSPETTRFPGMLWPATSFLTGTALEFHADLDRSVANCRAHAGEWELGIVLMLRAHVAIDVTGGLAAVDADLAELHEIAHRVGDRWTRAQVASAAGEVALSRGRYADARVEYEECLRLAREVGASVEAPFAIARIAETAYCAGDLDDAEKLLAEAARASDRFGGVYDVATFAGLLSALVALQRGDAAGARRECDRARAEAERITVPAQLTAGLDTVDAVLTGREQGPAAGLARIGPALAAAVTARCAERILAGMAEAAAMLLADADLPAEAVRSLAAATAWRAGHPRSVPERDAVDGLPERTRALLGADRHRREEAAGAALTPAALAATLTAEFSGSR, from the coding sequence GTGCGGTATCTCATCCTGGGCGTCACCGAGGCGCGCGACGAGACCGGCGCCCCCCTTCCCGTCGGCGGCGCCCGCCTGCGCGCGCTCCTCGCCGCCCTCGCCCTCCGGGCCGGGCGCGCGGCCTCCGTCGCCGAACTCGTCGACGACATCTGGGGCGACGACCCGCCGCAGGACGCCCCCGCCGCCCTCCAGGCCCTCGTCGCCCGGCTCCGCCGCGCCCTCGGCGGCCGCGACAGCATCCACTCCGCCCCCACCGGCGGCTACCTCCTGGCCGCCGCCCGCGAGGACATCGACCTGCACCGGTTCGACCGGCTGGCGGTCCGGGGCGGCCAGGAACTGTCCACCGACCCCGAGGCCGCCGCCCGCACCCTGCGCACCGCCCTCGCGCTCTGGCGCGGACCCGCCCTCGCCGACCTGCCCGAGCCCGCCCGCGCAGCCCGTGCGGCCGTCGCCGAGGCCCGGCGCTCCGGCGCCGTCCGCCAGCGCATCGAGGCGGACCTGCGCAGCGGCGCCACCGCCCCGGCGACACTCCTGCCCGAGATCGAGACCCTGATCCAGGAGTCTCCGTACGACGAAACACTGCGCGCGCAGCAGCTCCGGGCCCTGCGCGCCGCCGGCCGCCCGGCCGATGCCCTCGCCGCGTACGAGGCCACGCGGCGCGCCCTCGCCGACGGACTGGGCACCGATCCCGGCCCGGAACTCGCCGCCCTGCACGCGGAACTCCTCCACCCGCAGGCACCGCCGCCGCAGCCGGAGCAGCCGTCACAGCCGGTGCCCGAGGCCCGGTCCGAGGCCCGGTCCGAGGCCCGGTCCGAGGCCCGGTCCGAAGCCCGGCCCGAAGCCCGGCCCGAGGTCCTCCGCGGGAACCTCCGCCCCCGCCTGACCTCCTTCGTCGGCCGCGAGCCCGAACTCGCCGCCCTCCACACCGACCTGTCCCGGCTGCGCCTCATCACCCTCACCGGCCCCGGCGGTTCGGGAAAGACCCGCCTCGCCGAACACGCCGCCGCTGCCCACCACGAAGCCGGCTGGATCGTCGAACTCGCCCGCCTGGACCACCCCGCTGCCGTTCCCGGCGCCGTCCTCAGCGCCCTCGGCCTGCGCGAGAGCTCCCTCGTCGCCCGCGAGGCCCCGACCCCGGCCGCCACCGACCCCACCTCGCGCCTCATCGAACACTGCGCCCACCGCCGCCTGCTCCTCGTCCTCGACAACTGCGAGCACGTCATCGGAGCCGCCGCCGAGCTCGCCGAACGCCTCCTCACGCACTGCCCGGGCGTCCGGATCCTGGCCACCAGCCGCGAACCCCTCGGCGTCCCGGGCGAGACGGTCCGCCCCGTCGAGCCCCTGCCGCCCGCCCCGGCGCACCGGCTCTTCGCCGACCGCGGCGCCGCCGCCCGCCCCGGCCTCCGCCCCACCGAGGAGGACCCGGCCGCCGTCGCCGAGATCTGCGCCCGCCTCGACGGGCTGCCGCTCGCGATCGAGCTGGCCGCGGCCCGGCTGCGGCTGCTCACCCCGCGGCAGATCGCGGACCGCCTCGACGACCGCTTCCGGCTGCTGACCAGCGGCAGCCGTACGGTCCTGCCCCGCCAGCAGACGCTGCGCGCCGTCGTCGACTGGTCCTGGGACCTCCTCGACGAGGCCGAACGCACCGTCCTGCGCCGGCTGTCCGTCTTCGCCGGCGGTTGCGACCTCGCCGCGGCCGAGGCCGTCTGCGCCGACCCCCACGACCCGGCCCCCTACGACGCCGCCGACATCCTCGGCTCCCTCGTCGACAAGTCCCTCGTCCTGGCCGAGCCCGACGAGGACCACGGCATGCGCTACCGCATGCTCGAAACCATCCACGAGTACGCCGGCGAGCGCGCCGCCGCCCACCCGGCCGACGCCCGGGACACCGCCCGCCGCCACGCCGCCCACTACCTCGCCTTCGCCGAGGAAGCCGAACCCCTCATCCGCTCCGCCGCCCAGCTCCCCTGGATCCGGCGCGTCGAGACCGAACTCGACAACCTCCGCGCCGCCCTCCACACCAGCGCGGTCGAGGACGCCGACACCGAAGCCGCCCAGCGCCTCGTCTTCGCCCTGGGCTGGTTCTGGTGGCTGCGCAACTACCGCGCCGAAGGCGCCGAGTGGACCACCCGGATCCTCGCCCTCACCCCCGACATCCCCGCCGAGGGCACCCCCGCCTACTGGCGCTTCATGCGCCTCCAGGTCCTCGACATGTTCCTGCTCGCGGAGAGCAACTCCGCCGACCGGTTCCGCACCCCCGCCTACCAGGACCTCGCCGCCCACATCAAGGACACCTTCCGCCACGGCTCACCCGAGACCACCCGCTTCCCGGGGATGCTCTGGCCCGCGACGTCCTTCCTCACCGGCACCGCCCTCGAGTTCCACGCCGACCTCGACCGTTCCGTCGCCAACTGCCGTGCGCACGCCGGTGAATGGGAACTCGGCATCGTCCTCATGCTCCGCGCCCACGTCGCCATCGACGTCACCGGCGGCCTGGCGGCCGTCGACGCCGACCTCGCCGAGCTGCACGAGATCGCCCACCGGGTCGGCGACCGCTGGACCCGTGCCCAGGTGGCGAGCGCCGCCGGGGAGGTCGCCCTCTCGCGCGGCCGGTACGCCGACGCCCGCGTCGAGTACGAGGAGTGCCTGCGCCTCGCCCGCGAGGTCGGGGCCAGCGTGGAGGCGCCCTTCGCCATCGCCCGGATCGCCGAGACCGCCTACTGCGCCGGGGACCTCGACGACGCCGAAAAGCTCCTGGCGGAGGCCGCCAGGGCGTCCGACCGCTTCGGCGGGGTGTACGACGTCGCCACCTTCGCCGGGCTCCTTTCCGCACTCGTCGCCCTCCAGCGCGGTGACGCCGCCGGGGCCCGCAGGGAGTGCGACCGAGCCCGCGCCGAGGCCGAACGGATCACCGTGCCGGCACAGCTCACCGCCGGGCTGGACACCGTCGACGCCGTCCTGACCGGCCGCGAACAGGGTCCGGCAGCCGGCCTGGCCAGGATCGGGCCCGCGCTCGCCGCCGCCGTCACCGCCCGCTGCGCCGAACGCATCCTCGCCGGCATGGCCGAGGCGGCAGCCATGCTGCTGGCCGACGCGGACCTGCCGGCCGAGGCCGTACGGTCCCTGGCGGCGGCCACCGCCTGGCGTGCGGGCCATCCGCGCTCGGTGCCGGAGCGCGACGCGGTGGACGGCCTGCCGGAGCGGACCCGCGCCCTGCTCGGCGCCGACCGGCACCGCCGGGAGGAGGCGGCCGGCGCGGCGCTCACCCCGGCGGCGCTGGCCGCAACGCTGACGGCGGAGTTCAGCGGCAGCCGATGA
- a CDS encoding sigma-70 family RNA polymerase sigma factor, which translates to MSVDGREEPLGGGGSDVGAGSLPARQVPAQRGPGGRHARSSGPSGPGGAGSELPPSDGDLIARMRGGDDGAYEELFRRHADSVRRYARSCCRDGHTADDLTAEVFARTLQAVRGGAGPDQSVRAYLLTTVRRVAAAWAKTAKREHLVEDFAVFAEQASTGAESGAGLSGLSGDDTLELGADVRAMHEAEQSLAMQAFRSLPERWQAVLWHTTVEEASPSAIAPLFGLSANATAVLASRAREGLKQAYLQAHVSSALSEGGDCARYADRLGAYARGGLRMRAERGLRKHLEECAKCRLAAGELQDVNAGIPALLPVAVIGWFAAGYAAKAAGVLAGGAVAAGGAGAAAAVAGGSTAGAGTAAGAGTAGTAATAGTAGAAGGSAGAGAAGGGAAGAGGGSGGAVAAEGLGLPAKAAIAAGIAVAAAAGVVFALTGDDAEPLARAKPAPTVAAPAAPQAPASPSAEPQPPAPEVPAPRGSVAPRPGPTPSAPVSAAPAPSPSSSPSPSPSREKASPTPSPVRPSPKPTPTPPSPAPKPPQGFPLAALAHSAYGDHSGPELQTWRSSWVWQRRGLEVGGRRFAHGITVNSRSSVEIALNRQCTSFSAQAGVDGLSVFTDGAVRFSVYADGQRVWQSGALGLGDPPAAVQVSLAGRKSLRLVVERAGPGSLPTLASWADAVIGCR; encoded by the coding sequence ATGAGCGTTGACGGTCGGGAAGAGCCACTCGGTGGCGGCGGCAGCGACGTGGGGGCGGGCAGCCTGCCCGCCCGGCAGGTGCCGGCGCAACGCGGCCCGGGCGGGCGGCACGCACGCTCCTCGGGCCCTTCGGGACCCGGAGGCGCCGGGAGCGAGCTGCCGCCGTCCGACGGGGACTTGATCGCCCGGATGCGCGGCGGTGACGACGGTGCGTACGAGGAGCTGTTCCGTCGTCATGCCGATTCCGTGCGCCGCTACGCGCGGTCCTGCTGCCGGGACGGGCACACCGCCGACGACCTGACCGCCGAGGTGTTCGCGCGGACCCTCCAGGCGGTACGGGGCGGGGCCGGGCCGGACCAGTCGGTGCGGGCCTACCTGCTGACCACCGTGCGCAGGGTGGCCGCCGCCTGGGCGAAGACCGCCAAGCGGGAGCATCTCGTCGAGGACTTCGCCGTCTTCGCCGAGCAGGCCTCCACGGGTGCGGAGAGCGGGGCGGGGCTGTCCGGGCTGTCCGGGGACGACACGCTCGAACTGGGCGCGGACGTGCGGGCGATGCACGAGGCCGAGCAGTCACTGGCCATGCAGGCCTTCCGCAGCCTGCCCGAGCGGTGGCAGGCCGTGCTGTGGCACACCACCGTCGAGGAGGCGTCGCCGAGTGCGATCGCGCCGCTGTTCGGACTGAGCGCCAACGCGACCGCGGTGCTGGCCAGTCGGGCCCGGGAGGGCCTCAAACAGGCCTATCTGCAGGCGCATGTGAGTTCGGCGCTGAGTGAGGGCGGCGACTGCGCGCGGTACGCGGACCGGCTGGGCGCCTACGCGCGCGGCGGGCTGCGGATGCGGGCGGAGCGGGGGCTGCGCAAGCACTTGGAGGAGTGCGCGAAGTGCCGGCTGGCGGCCGGGGAGCTCCAGGACGTCAATGCGGGCATTCCGGCGCTGCTTCCGGTCGCGGTCATCGGGTGGTTCGCCGCCGGGTACGCGGCCAAGGCCGCCGGGGTGCTGGCCGGTGGGGCCGTCGCCGCGGGCGGGGCCGGGGCCGCGGCGGCCGTCGCGGGCGGGTCCACCGCGGGCGCTGGAACAGCCGCGGGCGCCGGAACGGCCGGGACAGCTGCGACGGCCGGGACGGCGGGTGCCGCCGGTGGTTCCGCCGGGGCGGGTGCCGCCGGTGGCGGGGCCGCCGGGGCGGGCGGCGGGAGCGGGGGCGCCGTGGCCGCCGAGGGGCTCGGGCTGCCGGCCAAGGCCGCCATCGCCGCCGGAATCGCGGTGGCCGCCGCTGCCGGGGTGGTGTTCGCGCTGACCGGCGACGATGCCGAGCCGCTGGCCCGGGCCAAGCCCGCGCCCACGGTCGCGGCGCCCGCGGCGCCACAGGCACCCGCCTCGCCGTCGGCCGAGCCGCAGCCGCCCGCGCCGGAGGTGCCGGCGCCGCGGGGCTCCGTAGCGCCGCGGCCGGGTCCGACGCCCTCGGCGCCGGTCTCCGCCGCTCCCGCGCCCTCGCCCTCCTCGTCGCCGTCGCCCTCCCCGAGCCGGGAGAAGGCCTCGCCCACGCCGTCCCCGGTCCGGCCCTCGCCGAAGCCGACGCCGACGCCGCCGTCACCGGCCCCGAAGCCGCCGCAGGGCTTCCCGCTGGCCGCGCTCGCGCACTCGGCGTACGGGGACCACAGCGGCCCGGAGCTGCAGACCTGGCGCAGCAGCTGGGTGTGGCAGCGCCGGGGGCTGGAGGTGGGCGGCCGGCGGTTCGCCCACGGCATCACGGTGAACTCGCGCTCCTCGGTGGAGATCGCCCTCAACCGGCAGTGCACGAGCTTCTCGGCGCAGGCCGGGGTGGACGGCCTGTCCGTGTTCACCGACGGCGCGGTGCGGTTCTCCGTATACGCCGACGGGCAGCGGGTGTGGCAGTCCGGGGCGCTCGGCCTCGGGGACCCGCCCGCGGCCGTTCAGGTCTCCCTCGCCGGGCGCAAGTCCCTGCGGCTGGTGGTCGAGCGGGCCGGGCCGGGCAGTCTGCCGACGCTGGCCAGCTGGGCGGACGCCGTCATCGGCTGCCGCTGA